A genomic window from Paenibacillus sp. FSL K6-0276 includes:
- a CDS encoding TIGR01440 family protein, translating into MDEVVELSLTEATVTVLRELAEAGNLGSGKIVVVGVSTSEVAGVRIGTGGALEVAQQLLEGVRLVAAEKGFHLVYQCCEHLNRALVMERSLLESLGLNEVSAVPIPGAGGSMAAAAYRSMKDPVLAETIEAHAGLDIGETLIGMHLRRVAVPFRPTLRYIGEARVNAAWTRPPLIGGERAVYRAPEQSGSQLCD; encoded by the coding sequence ATGGACGAAGTTGTTGAGTTATCTTTAACTGAAGCAACCGTCACTGTGTTAAGGGAGTTGGCGGAAGCTGGTAACCTTGGGTCAGGCAAAATTGTTGTCGTTGGAGTCAGCACAAGTGAGGTCGCTGGTGTCCGGATTGGAACCGGTGGTGCGCTTGAAGTCGCACAGCAACTGCTCGAAGGTGTTCGTTTGGTAGCAGCGGAAAAAGGGTTTCATCTCGTTTATCAGTGCTGCGAGCATTTGAATCGTGCGCTTGTAATGGAACGTTCTTTGCTAGAGTCGCTTGGGTTAAATGAAGTTTCAGCTGTACCCATACCGGGGGCTGGAGGCTCAATGGCTGCGGCTGCCTATCGCTCTATGAAAGATCCTGTTCTAGCGGAAACGATAGAAGCGCATGCTGGTTTAGACATTGGTGAGACACTTATAGGTATGCATTTGCGCCGGGTAGCGGTTCCTTTTCGGCCGACCTTACGGTACATTGGAGAAGCTAGGGTGAATGCAGCATGGACCAGACCTCCACTCATTGGCGGCGAACGTGCGGTATATCGCGCTCCAGAGCAAAGTGGCTCACAGCTTTGTGATTGA
- a CDS encoding low molecular weight protein arginine phosphatase, translating to MLHILFVCTGNTCRSPMAEGLLRKLAKERGIDLEVRSAGVSAISGTSISRHAAAILQEEGIHDHLESSQLTGQSVAWADLVLTLTSGHKQHLLQYFPDAVTKTYTLKEYVHNEEAVTEDIKELDSLYADAELSIALGGEPNATDLQRMIEIRQRIPSFDISDPFGGTREDYELTAAEIRTALFSLLDKLESLRHL from the coding sequence ATGCTGCATATTTTATTCGTCTGCACCGGTAATACATGCCGTAGTCCTATGGCTGAGGGGCTTTTACGAAAGCTCGCGAAGGAACGAGGAATCGATCTGGAAGTGCGGTCTGCTGGTGTATCCGCCATTTCCGGTACTTCTATATCGAGACATGCTGCAGCTATATTGCAAGAAGAAGGCATTCATGATCACTTAGAGTCGTCGCAATTAACGGGGCAATCCGTCGCTTGGGCCGACCTTGTGCTGACCTTGACCAGTGGACATAAGCAGCATTTGCTTCAGTATTTTCCGGATGCCGTAACGAAAACATATACATTGAAGGAATATGTGCATAACGAAGAAGCTGTGACTGAGGATATTAAAGAATTGGACAGCCTTTACGCAGATGCTGAGTTAAGCATAGCCCTTGGTGGTGAACCCAACGCAACGGATCTGCAACGAATGATTGAAATCCGTCAGCGTATACCAAGCTTTGATATTTCCGATCCATTCGGAGGTACGCGTGAAGATTATGAGCTTACTGCTGCTGAGATTCGCACCGCGCTATTTAGTTTACTAGATAAACTGGAATCCTTACGCCATTTGTAA
- a CDS encoding manganese efflux pump yields the protein MGIGDVYAGWGQTVTIAIMAIALGMDAFSLGVGIGMKGIRLVHVLQMSVLIAFFHMLMPLLGLLTGSYVGQLLGQVTTYAAGGLLVLLGGHMVYNSFRPDVVSTRAMNHRTLWGMLLLSLSVSVDSFSVGVSLGMFVNGVLLTILAFGACGGLMSIIGLLLGRHVSRGLGDYGEALGGAILLGFGLLFIF from the coding sequence ATGGGCATAGGAGATGTATATGCCGGTTGGGGGCAGACAGTGACCATTGCTATAATGGCGATTGCATTAGGGATGGATGCTTTTTCGCTCGGTGTAGGAATCGGTATGAAAGGTATCCGACTGGTGCATGTTCTGCAAATGAGTGTGCTCATTGCTTTTTTTCATATGCTGATGCCTCTTCTGGGTTTATTAACGGGAAGTTATGTCGGGCAATTGCTAGGTCAAGTAACGACTTATGCCGCTGGAGGGCTTCTTGTACTGCTGGGAGGACATATGGTGTATAACTCCTTTCGTCCGGATGTTGTAAGTACGCGGGCTATGAATCACCGAACCTTATGGGGAATGTTGCTTCTTTCACTCAGTGTGAGTGTGGACTCTTTTTCCGTCGGGGTGTCCTTAGGGATGTTTGTGAATGGCGTGCTTCTGACCATACTAGCTTTTGGTGCCTGTGGAGGTTTGATGTCGATTATCGGTTTACTTCTTGGGCGGCATGTCAGTCGTGGGCTCGGGGATTATGGGGAAGCGCTGGGCGGGGCTATTTTATTGGGGTTTGGCTTGCTATTCATCTTTTGA
- a CDS encoding L-threonylcarbamoyladenylate synthase: MNEQNDPLFAVQRRSGNRNETVYWELDFLKDADPESDVLQPSEENKLAIVEAAKMLREGGTVAFPTETVYGLGADARNTEAVEAVFAAKGRPSDNPLIVHIADPSALDELVTEVHPTAAALMEAYWPGPLTVVLPVREGVLSPCVTSGLDTVGVRMPDHPVALALISAAGCPVAAPSANRSGRPSPTLASHVMEDLAGYIGGVLDGGAAGVGLESTVVQVQPDGKVAVLRPGGITAEQLAAVVGVEAVSTEPVAESGTAESAATVNNSSDLATADSLEATASKELHGAEATAESSAPRAPGMKYTHYAPRGWLGVVRGSSPQRVAEEAASLLQAAQLNGEVTGLLLFEEHKPLYPAVPAACVLSLGSLYSPEEGARSLYAALRRFDEAGATYILAEACPYTGLGAAIMNRLMKAAGGSVIDAG, encoded by the coding sequence ATGAACGAACAAAACGACCCTTTATTCGCCGTTCAGCGGCGGAGTGGAAATAGAAATGAGACTGTTTATTGGGAACTGGATTTTTTGAAGGATGCAGATCCGGAGTCCGATGTACTTCAGCCAAGTGAAGAGAATAAGTTAGCCATAGTGGAAGCGGCAAAAATGCTTCGCGAAGGCGGAACGGTCGCCTTTCCGACCGAAACGGTCTACGGACTTGGGGCGGATGCACGGAATACAGAGGCAGTTGAGGCTGTTTTTGCGGCAAAAGGGCGACCGTCTGACAATCCTCTAATCGTGCATATTGCCGATCCGAGTGCTTTGGACGAGCTTGTTACAGAAGTACATCCTACAGCGGCGGCGTTGATGGAAGCTTATTGGCCTGGCCCGCTGACAGTCGTGCTTCCTGTTCGTGAGGGTGTTTTGTCGCCCTGTGTGACGTCAGGGCTGGACACGGTTGGTGTGCGTATGCCTGACCATCCGGTAGCTTTGGCGCTGATAAGTGCAGCAGGTTGTCCAGTTGCGGCGCCCAGCGCTAACCGTTCGGGGCGTCCGAGCCCGACATTAGCTTCGCACGTGATGGAAGATTTGGCCGGATACATTGGCGGCGTTCTTGATGGCGGCGCCGCCGGAGTTGGACTAGAGTCGACCGTGGTGCAGGTGCAGCCTGATGGGAAGGTTGCCGTGCTGCGCCCCGGCGGGATTACTGCAGAGCAGTTGGCTGCTGTAGTTGGAGTAGAAGCGGTAAGTACTGAGCCTGTAGCTGAGTCTGGTACTGCTGAGTCTGCTGCTACAGTTAATAATTCTTCAGACCTCGCGACAGCAGATTCCTTGGAAGCTACTGCATCCAAGGAGCTTCACGGTGCAGAAGCTACTGCCGAGAGCTCGGCGCCGCGCGCACCGGGCATGAAGTACACGCACTACGCGCCGCGCGGCTGGCTCGGTGTAGTGCGCGGCTCTTCCCCGCAGCGCGTGGCGGAAGAAGCCGCAAGTCTACTTCAGGCGGCGCAGCTGAATGGCGAGGTGACGGGCTTGCTCCTCTTCGAGGAGCATAAGCCCCTCTATCCCGCCGTTCCTGCCGCCTGTGTCCTCTCCCTCGGCTCGTTATACTCACCGGAGGAAGGAGCGCGCTCCCTATATGCCGCGCTGCGGCGCTTCGATGAAGCGGGAGCGACTTACATCTTGGCCGAGGCTTGTCCGTATACCGGCCTCGGCGCTGCCATTATGAACCGGCTTATGAAGGCCGCCGGTGGTTCCGTCATTGACGCCGGATAG